In Cupriavidus taiwanensis, the following proteins share a genomic window:
- a CDS encoding alpha/beta hydrolase, protein MAIDPQLLAYYRRLAERYATEPAPADVPARRARFAEIAAASLRPDPEGVVVQPLEVALAGRTLGARLFRPAGVAAPRLLVYFHGGGWVVGSTQTHHTVAALLAADTGCAVASVDYRLAPEHAFPAPCDDAAEAVVWLAGQRQSLGLAPDFLAVAGDSAGGHLAAQAAQRLNAGEAVRVDAQLLIYPVAAPVLSTESYRAFADGPGLTRDEMAWFWTQFIGAEALAQGAAHADPRVHLMAAPPMRPPATVLMVAAHDVLRDDGLAYADFLVRHDAPVITIEASGMTHGFARLQPEAERAREWMRRAASAFAGMIDDA, encoded by the coding sequence ATGGCCATCGATCCGCAACTGCTCGCCTATTACCGCCGCCTGGCCGAACGCTATGCCACGGAGCCGGCGCCGGCCGACGTCCCGGCGCGGCGCGCCCGCTTCGCCGAGATCGCCGCCGCCTCGTTGCGGCCGGATCCGGAGGGCGTTGTGGTGCAGCCGCTCGAAGTGGCGCTGGCCGGACGCACACTGGGCGCACGATTGTTCCGTCCGGCCGGCGTGGCCGCGCCACGGCTGCTGGTGTACTTCCACGGCGGCGGCTGGGTGGTTGGTTCGACGCAGACGCACCACACCGTCGCGGCCTTGCTCGCGGCCGATACCGGGTGCGCCGTGGCCAGTGTCGATTACCGGCTGGCCCCCGAGCACGCCTTCCCGGCGCCTTGCGACGATGCCGCCGAAGCCGTGGTGTGGCTGGCCGGCCAGCGTCAGTCGCTGGGGCTGGCGCCCGATTTCCTCGCGGTGGCCGGCGACAGCGCCGGCGGCCACCTCGCGGCGCAGGCCGCGCAGCGGCTCAATGCCGGCGAGGCGGTGCGGGTCGACGCCCAGCTGCTGATCTATCCGGTCGCGGCGCCGGTGCTCAGCACCGAAAGCTATCGCGCCTTCGCCGATGGCCCGGGCCTGACGCGTGACGAGATGGCGTGGTTCTGGACCCAGTTCATCGGTGCCGAGGCACTGGCGCAGGGCGCTGCCCACGCCGATCCGCGCGTGCACCTGATGGCCGCGCCGCCGATGCGGCCGCCGGCCACCGTGCTGATGGTGGCGGCGCACGATGTGCTGCGCGACGACGGCCTGGCCTATGCCGACTTTCTGGTGCGCCACGACGCCCCGGTCATCACCATCGAGGCCAGCGGCATGACCCACGGCTTCGCCCGGCTGCAGCCGGAGGCCGAGCGCGCGCGGGAATGGATGCGCCGCGCCGCGTCCGCGTTCGCGGGGATGATCGACGACGCCTGA
- a CDS encoding CoA-binding protein, whose translation MPPEMQQAIQAMLAMKTVAVVGLSDRAERPSHEVAEFLQGHGFRIVPVNPRHAGERILGQTCHATLREAADAAAAAGAPIEWVDIFRRAEDTPGVVDEAIAIGARGVWLQLGIINDEAVRRAADAGLLAVQDCCSKIELTRQLGGA comes from the coding sequence ATGCCGCCCGAGATGCAGCAAGCCATACAAGCCATGCTGGCGATGAAGACCGTAGCCGTAGTCGGCTTGTCCGACCGTGCGGAGCGGCCCAGCCATGAGGTCGCCGAATTCCTGCAAGGCCACGGCTTCCGCATCGTGCCGGTCAATCCGCGCCACGCTGGCGAACGCATCTTGGGTCAGACCTGCCACGCGACGCTGCGCGAGGCCGCCGACGCCGCCGCGGCGGCAGGCGCCCCGATCGAATGGGTCGATATCTTCCGCCGCGCCGAGGACACACCCGGTGTGGTCGACGAGGCTATCGCCATCGGCGCGCGTGGGGTCTGGCTCCAGCTTGGCATCATCAACGACGAGGCGGTGCGTCGTGCCGCCGATGCCGGGCTGCTGGCGGTGCAGGACTGTTGCAGCAAGATCGAGCTGACGCGCCAGCTCGGCGGGGCCTGA
- a CDS encoding F0F1 ATP synthase subunit epsilon codes for MATILVDVVSAEASIFSGQAKFVALPGESGELGILPGHTPLITRIQPGAVRIEKEDGSEEFVFVAGGILEVQPKHVTVLADTAIRGGDLDEAKAQEAKRAAEELMQNQSSDLDLARAQSELAVAAAQLAAIARLRRKK; via the coding sequence ATGGCAACCATTCTTGTAGACGTCGTCAGCGCGGAAGCGTCGATCTTCTCCGGACAGGCGAAGTTCGTGGCGCTGCCGGGCGAGTCGGGTGAGCTGGGCATCCTGCCGGGCCACACGCCGCTGATCACGCGCATCCAGCCGGGTGCGGTGCGCATCGAGAAGGAAGACGGCAGCGAAGAGTTCGTGTTCGTTGCCGGCGGCATTCTTGAAGTGCAGCCCAAGCACGTCACCGTGCTGGCCGACACCGCGATCCGCGGTGGCGACCTGGACGAAGCCAAGGCCCAGGAAGCCAAGCGTGCCGCCGAGGAGCTGATGCAGAACCAGAGCAGCGACCTCGACCTGGCCCGCGCCCAGAGCGAACTGGCCGTGGCCGCGGCGCAACTGGCAGCGATTGCCCGTCTGCGTCGGAAGAAGTAA
- the atpD gene encoding F0F1 ATP synthase subunit beta, which yields MSIGNIVQCIGAVVDIEFPRDAMPKVYDALVLEESGDASFAEKGLTFEVQQQLGDGVVRTIALGSSDGLRRGMSVKSTGAPISVPVGHGTLGRIMDVLGRPIDEAGPIASDELRAIHQKAPKFDELSPSVDLLETGIKVIDLVCPFAKGGKVGLFGGAGVGKTVNMMELINNIAKQHSGLSVFAGVGERTREGNDFYHEMKDSNVLDKVAMVFGQMNEPPGNRLRVALTGLTMAERFRDEGRDILFFVDNIYRYTLAGTEVSALLGRMPSAVGYQPTLAEEMGKLQERITSTKTGSITSIQAVYVPADDLTDPSPATTFLHLDSTVVLSRDIAALGIYPAVDPLDSTSRQLDPQVVGTEHYEVARRVQQTLQRYKELRDIIAILGMDELSPEDKLAVNRARKIQRFLSQPFHVAEVFTGSPGKYVPLKETIRGFKMLVDGECDHLPEQAFYMVGSIDEAFEKAKKLQ from the coding sequence ATGAGTATCGGAAATATTGTGCAGTGTATTGGCGCCGTGGTGGACATCGAGTTCCCCCGCGACGCAATGCCGAAGGTGTACGACGCGCTCGTGCTGGAAGAATCCGGCGACGCCTCGTTCGCCGAGAAGGGCCTGACCTTCGAAGTCCAGCAACAGCTGGGCGACGGCGTGGTGCGTACCATTGCCCTGGGCTCGTCGGATGGCCTGCGCCGCGGCATGTCGGTGAAGAGCACCGGCGCGCCGATTTCGGTGCCGGTTGGGCACGGCACCCTGGGCCGCATCATGGACGTGCTGGGTCGCCCGATCGACGAAGCCGGCCCGATCGCCTCGGACGAACTGCGTGCGATCCACCAGAAGGCACCGAAGTTCGACGAACTGTCGCCTTCCGTTGACCTGCTCGAAACCGGCATCAAGGTGATCGACCTGGTCTGCCCGTTCGCCAAGGGCGGCAAGGTGGGCCTGTTCGGTGGCGCCGGCGTGGGCAAGACCGTCAACATGATGGAGCTCATCAACAACATCGCCAAGCAGCACAGCGGTCTGTCGGTGTTCGCCGGCGTGGGCGAGCGTACCCGTGAAGGGAACGACTTCTACCACGAAATGAAGGACTCGAACGTGCTCGACAAGGTGGCCATGGTGTTCGGCCAGATGAACGAGCCGCCGGGCAACCGTCTGCGCGTGGCGCTGACCGGCCTGACCATGGCCGAGCGCTTCCGCGACGAAGGCCGTGACATCCTGTTCTTCGTCGACAACATCTACCGCTACACCCTGGCCGGTACCGAAGTGTCGGCACTGCTGGGCCGTATGCCTTCCGCCGTGGGCTACCAGCCGACGCTGGCCGAGGAAATGGGCAAGCTGCAAGAGCGCATCACCTCGACCAAGACCGGCTCGATCACGTCGATCCAGGCCGTGTACGTGCCTGCGGATGACTTGACCGACCCGTCGCCGGCAACGACCTTCCTGCACCTGGACTCGACCGTGGTGCTGTCGCGTGACATCGCCGCGCTGGGTATCTACCCGGCCGTCGATCCGCTCGACTCGACCTCGCGCCAGCTGGACCCGCAAGTGGTCGGCACTGAGCACTACGAAGTCGCCCGCCGCGTGCAGCAGACCCTGCAGCGCTACAAGGAACTGCGCGACATCATCGCGATTCTGGGCATGGACGAACTGTCGCCGGAAGACAAGCTGGCAGTGAACCGCGCCCGTAAGATCCAGCGTTTCCTGTCGCAGCCGTTCCACGTGGCCGAAGTGTTCACGGGTTCGCCGGGCAAGTACGTGCCGCTGAAGGAAACCATCCGCGGCTTCAAGATGCTGGTCGACGGCGAGTGCGATCACCTGCCCGAGCAGGCGTTCTACATGGTCGGCTCGATCGACGAGGCCTTCGAGAAGGCCAAGAAGCTCCAGTAA
- the atpG gene encoding F0F1 ATP synthase subunit gamma, whose translation MAGTKEIRTKIKSVQNTRKITKAMEMVAASKMRKAQERMRNARPYAEKVRNIAAHLATANPEFKHPFMQEREVKRVGMIVVTTDKGLCGGLNTNVLRSVTNELKALQGRGVDVQATAIGTKGMQFLGRIGAKVVSHVVHLGDTPHLEKLIGAIKVQLDAFTNGEVDAVYVAYTKFINTMKQEPMVEQLLPLAADKLSQTEEEKRAYSWDYIYEPDAQTVVEELLVRYVEALVYQAVAENMASEQSARMVAMKAASDNAKNVIGELQLVYNKTRQAAITKELSEIVSGAAAV comes from the coding sequence ATGGCCGGAACGAAAGAGATTCGAACCAAGATCAAGAGCGTGCAGAACACGCGCAAGATCACCAAGGCGATGGAGATGGTCGCCGCGTCCAAGATGCGCAAGGCGCAGGAGCGGATGCGCAACGCCCGTCCTTACGCCGAGAAGGTGCGCAACATTGCGGCGCACCTGGCTACAGCCAACCCCGAGTTCAAGCACCCGTTCATGCAGGAGCGCGAAGTCAAGCGCGTCGGCATGATCGTGGTCACGACCGACAAGGGGCTGTGCGGCGGCCTGAACACGAACGTGTTGCGCTCGGTGACCAATGAGCTGAAGGCCCTGCAAGGCCGTGGCGTGGATGTGCAAGCCACCGCCATCGGCACCAAGGGCATGCAGTTCCTGGGCCGTATCGGCGCCAAGGTGGTTTCGCACGTGGTGCACCTCGGTGACACCCCGCATCTGGAAAAGCTGATCGGCGCGATCAAGGTCCAGCTCGACGCCTTCACCAATGGTGAAGTCGACGCGGTGTACGTGGCGTACACCAAGTTCATCAACACGATGAAGCAGGAACCGATGGTTGAGCAGCTGCTGCCGCTCGCCGCCGACAAGCTGTCGCAGACCGAAGAAGAAAAGCGCGCCTACTCGTGGGACTACATCTACGAGCCTGACGCCCAGACCGTCGTGGAAGAGCTGCTGGTCCGCTACGTCGAGGCGCTGGTGTACCAGGCCGTGGCCGAGAACATGGCGTCCGAGCAATCGGCGCGCATGGTGGCCATGAAGGCTGCGTCCGACAACGCCAAGAACGTGATCGGCGAACTGCAACTGGTCTACAACAAGACCCGTCAGGCCGCGATTACCAAGGAACTGTCGGAAATCGTCAGCGGCGCAGCTGCGGTCTAA
- the atpA gene encoding F0F1 ATP synthase subunit alpha produces MQLNPSEISELIKTRISGLGAEAEVRNTGTVISVTDGICRVHGLSGVMQGEMLEFPGNTFGLALNLERDSVGAVVLGEYEHISEGDTVKCTGRILEVPVGKELLGRVVNTLGQPIDGKGPINAKETDVIEKVAPGVIARQSVSQPVQTGLKSIDAMVPIGRGQRELIIGDRQTGKTAVAVDAIINQKGKGVFCVYVAIGQKASTIANVVRKLEEHGAMEYTVVVAAAASDSAAMQYLAAYAGCTMGEYFRDRGEDALIVYDDLTKQAWAYRQVSLLLRRPPGREAYPGDVFYLHSRLLERAARVNADYVEKFTNGAVKGKTGSLTALPVIETQAGDVSAFVPTNVISITDGQIFLETDLFNAGIRPAINAGISVSRVGGAAQTKVVKNLSGGIRTDLAQYRELAAFAQFASDLDDATRKQLERGRRVTELLKQPQYQPLQVWQLSASLFAANNGFLDNVEVKDILPFEKGLHDHLKTKYADLINRIEETKQLSKEDEAALRAAVEDFKKSAAF; encoded by the coding sequence ATGCAACTGAACCCCTCAGAAATCAGCGAGCTGATCAAGACCCGCATCTCGGGCCTTGGCGCCGAAGCTGAAGTGCGCAACACCGGCACGGTGATCTCCGTGACCGATGGTATCTGCCGCGTGCATGGCCTGTCTGGCGTGATGCAGGGCGAGATGCTGGAATTCCCCGGCAACACCTTCGGCCTCGCGCTGAACCTGGAGCGCGACTCGGTCGGCGCCGTGGTGCTGGGTGAGTACGAACACATTTCCGAAGGCGACACGGTCAAGTGCACCGGCCGCATTCTGGAAGTGCCGGTGGGCAAGGAACTGCTGGGCCGCGTGGTCAACACGCTGGGCCAGCCGATCGATGGCAAGGGCCCGATCAACGCCAAGGAAACGGACGTGATCGAGAAGGTCGCCCCGGGCGTGATCGCGCGTCAGTCGGTGAGCCAGCCGGTGCAGACCGGCCTGAAGTCGATCGACGCGATGGTGCCGATCGGCCGTGGCCAGCGCGAGCTGATCATTGGCGACCGCCAGACCGGCAAGACCGCCGTCGCCGTCGACGCCATCATCAACCAGAAGGGCAAGGGCGTCTTCTGCGTGTACGTGGCAATCGGCCAGAAGGCTTCGACGATCGCCAACGTGGTGCGCAAGCTGGAAGAGCACGGCGCGATGGAATACACCGTCGTCGTCGCCGCCGCCGCTTCGGACTCGGCCGCCATGCAGTACCTGGCCGCCTACGCCGGCTGCACCATGGGCGAGTACTTCCGCGACCGCGGCGAAGACGCGCTGATCGTCTATGACGACCTGACCAAGCAAGCCTGGGCCTACCGCCAGGTGTCGCTGCTGCTGCGCCGCCCGCCGGGCCGCGAAGCCTACCCCGGCGACGTGTTCTACCTGCACTCGCGCCTGCTCGAGCGTGCCGCCCGCGTGAACGCCGACTACGTCGAGAAGTTCACCAACGGCGCCGTCAAGGGCAAGACCGGTTCGCTGACCGCGCTGCCGGTGATCGAAACGCAGGCCGGCGACGTGTCCGCGTTCGTGCCGACCAACGTGATCTCGATCACGGACGGCCAGATCTTCCTGGAAACCGACCTGTTCAACGCCGGTATCCGCCCCGCCATCAACGCCGGTATCTCGGTGTCGCGCGTCGGTGGTGCTGCGCAGACCAAGGTGGTGAAGAACCTGTCCGGCGGTATCCGTACCGACCTCGCCCAGTACCGTGAACTGGCTGCGTTCGCGCAGTTCGCCTCGGACCTGGACGATGCCACCCGCAAGCAGCTGGAGCGCGGCCGCCGCGTGACCGAACTGCTGAAGCAGCCGCAATACCAGCCGCTGCAAGTGTGGCAGCTGTCGGCTTCGCTGTTCGCCGCCAACAACGGCTTCCTCGACAACGTGGAAGTGAAGGACATCCTGCCGTTCGAGAAGGGCCTGCACGACCACCTGAAGACCAAGTACGCCGACCTCATCAACCGCATCGAAGAGACCAAGCAGCTCTCGAAGGAAGATGAAGCCGCCCTGCGTGCCGCTGTCGAGGATTTCAAGAAGTCCGCCGCGTTCTAA
- a CDS encoding F0F1 ATP synthase subunit delta produces the protein MAETATIARPYAEALFRVASESSAGNLGAWSELVSEMGQVAANPDMKAVADDPNVPGAKLAELFLSVLKSPVNDEARRFVQLLVDNNRLSVMPDIAEQFHALKNAREGSSDVEITSAFPLEDGQLNDLVAALERKFGRKLYAQVAVDPSLIGGVSVKVGDEVLDTSVRARLAAMQTALTAA, from the coding sequence ATGGCTGAAACCGCAACCATTGCCCGTCCCTACGCTGAGGCGCTGTTCCGCGTCGCCAGCGAATCGAGCGCAGGCAACCTGGGTGCATGGTCCGAGCTGGTGTCGGAAATGGGGCAGGTAGCCGCCAATCCCGACATGAAGGCGGTCGCCGACGACCCGAACGTTCCCGGCGCCAAGCTGGCCGAACTGTTCCTGTCGGTGCTGAAGTCCCCGGTCAATGACGAAGCGCGCCGCTTCGTGCAACTGCTGGTGGACAACAACCGCCTGTCGGTGATGCCCGACATCGCCGAACAGTTCCATGCGCTCAAGAACGCCCGCGAAGGGTCGTCCGACGTTGAAATCACCAGCGCCTTCCCGCTGGAAGATGGTCAGCTGAACGACCTCGTCGCCGCCCTCGAACGCAAGTTCGGCCGCAAGCTGTACGCGCAGGTGGCGGTGGACCCGTCCCTGATCGGCGGCGTCAGCGTCAAGGTTGGCGACGAAGTGCTCGACACCTCCGTGCGTGCGCGCCTGGCAGCCATGCAAACCGCGCTGACCGCCGCCTGA
- a CDS encoding F0F1 ATP synthase subunit B — protein MNLNATFFAQMVVFFILWWVVAKFIWPPLVKALDERAKKIADGLAAAEKGKAELELANKRVDQAMAEARTEGAQRVADAEKRAQLTADEIKQNAQAEAARIIAQAKAEAEQQVTRAREELRDQVAVLAVKGAEQILKREVNAQVHNDLLNQLKAEL, from the coding sequence ATGAATCTGAACGCAACGTTTTTTGCGCAGATGGTCGTGTTCTTCATCCTGTGGTGGGTTGTTGCCAAATTCATTTGGCCGCCGCTGGTGAAGGCGCTCGACGAACGCGCAAAGAAGATCGCCGATGGCCTCGCCGCTGCCGAGAAGGGCAAGGCCGAGCTTGAACTCGCCAACAAGCGTGTGGACCAGGCCATGGCCGAAGCCCGCACCGAAGGCGCTCAACGTGTCGCTGACGCCGAGAAGCGCGCCCAGCTGACGGCCGACGAGATCAAGCAAAACGCCCAGGCAGAAGCCGCACGCATCATTGCCCAGGCCAAGGCCGAAGCCGAACAGCAGGTTACCCGCGCGCGCGAAGAGCTGCGCGACCAGGTCGCCGTGCTGGCCGTCAAGGGTGCCGAGCAGATCCTCAAGCGTGAAGTGAACGCGCAGGTCCACAACGACCTGCTCAATCAACTCAAGGCTGAGCTCTAA
- the atpE gene encoding F0F1 ATP synthase subunit C — MQAFLANIQGLTAIGIGIIIGLGAIGACLGIALMGGKYIEACARQPELMNPLQTKMFLLAGLIDAAFLIGVGVAMLFAFANPLLAVIQ, encoded by the coding sequence ATGCAAGCATTTCTCGCCAACATCCAGGGTCTGACCGCCATCGGTATCGGCATCATCATCGGCCTGGGCGCTATCGGCGCCTGCCTGGGTATCGCACTGATGGGTGGCAAGTACATCGAAGCCTGCGCACGTCAGCCCGAGCTGATGAACCCGCTGCAAACCAAGATGTTCCTGCTGGCCGGCCTGATCGACGCGGCATTCCTGATCGGCGTGGGTGTTGCAATGCTGTTCGCGTTCGCCAACCCGCTGCTGGCTGTCATCCAGTAA
- the atpB gene encoding F0F1 ATP synthase subunit A, whose translation MAEATQSAEHVLTPSGYIAEHLQNLNSVGGKQASVVDFSVINYDTVFWSVLCGAIAVLFLYAAARRVTAGVPGRFQAFVEMIVEMVDDQAKGIIHGDRSWIAPLALMVFCWITMMNAIDLIPVDWVTGLNKVLEIFHIHIPHHRAVATADLNGTLGMSCAVLVLMIYYSFKIKGAGGFMHELFSAPFGAKWYLAPFNLVLNIIEFLAKAVSLGMRLFGNMYAGELVFLLIALLGSIWTFGADLSALGFVGHVVAGAVWAIFHILIVLLQAFIFMMLTLVYIGQAHDHH comes from the coding sequence ATGGCAGAAGCTACCCAAAGCGCGGAACACGTGCTGACACCCTCCGGCTATATCGCCGAACACTTGCAGAACTTGAACTCGGTCGGCGGCAAGCAGGCGTCGGTGGTCGATTTCTCCGTGATCAACTATGACACGGTGTTCTGGTCGGTCCTGTGCGGCGCCATCGCCGTGCTGTTCCTGTATGCCGCCGCGCGCCGCGTCACCGCGGGCGTGCCGGGCCGCTTCCAGGCCTTCGTCGAGATGATCGTCGAGATGGTCGACGACCAGGCCAAGGGCATCATCCACGGCGACCGTTCGTGGATCGCCCCGCTGGCGCTGATGGTGTTCTGCTGGATCACCATGATGAACGCCATCGACCTGATCCCGGTCGACTGGGTCACCGGCCTGAACAAGGTCCTCGAGATCTTCCACATCCATATCCCCCACCACCGCGCGGTGGCCACGGCCGACCTGAACGGCACGCTGGGCATGTCGTGCGCCGTGCTGGTGCTGATGATCTACTACAGCTTCAAGATCAAGGGCGCGGGCGGCTTCATGCACGAGCTGTTCTCGGCCCCGTTCGGCGCCAAGTGGTACCTGGCCCCGTTCAACCTGGTCCTGAACATCATCGAATTCCTGGCCAAGGCCGTGTCGCTGGGCATGCGGTTGTTCGGCAACATGTACGCCGGCGAACTGGTGTTCCTGCTGATCGCGCTGCTGGGCTCCATCTGGACGTTCGGTGCCGACCTGTCGGCGCTGGGCTTTGTCGGCCACGTCGTTGCCGGCGCAGTCTGGGCGATCTTCCACATCCTGATCGTGCTGCTGCAAGCGTTCATTTTCATGATGCTGACGCTGGTGTACATCGGCCAGGCTCACGATCACCACTGA
- a CDS encoding ATP synthase subunit I — protein sequence MVVRDRQQRGAGSRQEDDWDDWKEGADREEEAVDPLSHAEAVTLFGERALRPSRMTPGKVVLAQVAVSLLSALCWALFAKEPGPYGWSALFGGMVCFVPSAFFAFRLWLARDRASVGGLVLGEAIKVFATVALLVLVVVLYRDLRWVPMLVTFLLALKTYWVVALALR from the coding sequence GTGGTGGTGCGAGACCGTCAGCAACGAGGCGCCGGGTCCCGTCAGGAAGATGACTGGGACGACTGGAAAGAAGGCGCGGACCGTGAGGAAGAGGCTGTCGATCCGCTGTCGCATGCCGAGGCGGTGACGCTGTTTGGCGAGCGCGCGCTGCGTCCTTCGCGCATGACCCCGGGCAAGGTTGTCCTGGCGCAGGTGGCGGTTTCCCTGCTGTCGGCACTGTGCTGGGCGCTGTTTGCGAAGGAGCCCGGGCCATATGGATGGTCGGCGCTGTTCGGCGGCATGGTGTGCTTCGTGCCGAGCGCGTTCTTCGCGTTTCGCCTGTGGCTGGCGCGCGATCGCGCTTCGGTAGGCGGGCTGGTGCTGGGCGAGGCGATCAAGGTCTTTGCCACGGTGGCGCTGCTGGTGCTGGTCGTGGTGCTGTACCGTGATCTGCGCTGGGTGCCGATGCTGGTCACGTTCCTGCTGGCGCTGAAGACATACTGGGTAGTGGCCTTGGCGTTGCGCTAG
- a CDS encoding ParB/RepB/Spo0J family partition protein, which produces MSTAKKKGLGRGLEALLGGPAEIVESVKQEGAPTVLNLNQLQPGKYQPRTRMDEGALQELAASIRAQGLMQPILVRRVAEPDRYEIIAGERRFRASKLAGLDKVPVLVKDVADEAAAAMALIENIQREDLNPLEEAQGIMRLIREFSFTHEQAAESVGRSRSAVSNLLRLLNLAAPVQTMLMAGDLDMGHARALLAVDGANQITLANQIVNKRLSVRETEKLVASTLKPFDLKSLKQKGTNNVRDVARLEEELSDALGLAVQIKLSPRGKGQLTIHFSNNDALEGVLTRLRESREGQQAA; this is translated from the coding sequence ATGAGCACTGCAAAGAAGAAGGGCCTGGGCCGCGGCCTGGAAGCGCTGTTGGGCGGGCCCGCTGAAATCGTCGAGTCGGTCAAGCAGGAGGGCGCGCCCACCGTGCTGAACCTGAACCAGCTGCAGCCGGGCAAGTACCAGCCGCGCACGCGCATGGACGAGGGCGCGCTGCAAGAGCTGGCCGCGAGCATCCGCGCGCAGGGGCTGATGCAGCCGATCCTGGTGCGACGCGTGGCCGAACCCGACCGCTACGAGATCATTGCCGGCGAGCGGCGCTTCCGCGCCTCTAAACTGGCCGGGCTGGACAAGGTGCCGGTGCTGGTCAAGGACGTGGCCGACGAAGCCGCCGCGGCGATGGCGCTGATCGAGAACATCCAGCGCGAAGACCTGAATCCGCTGGAAGAAGCGCAGGGCATCATGCGCCTGATCCGCGAGTTCAGTTTCACGCACGAGCAGGCGGCCGAGTCGGTGGGCCGCTCGCGCAGCGCGGTGTCCAACCTGCTGCGCCTGCTGAACCTGGCCGCGCCGGTGCAGACCATGCTGATGGCCGGCGACCTCGACATGGGCCACGCGCGCGCGCTGCTGGCGGTGGACGGTGCCAACCAGATCACGCTGGCCAACCAGATCGTCAACAAGCGGCTGTCGGTGCGCGAGACCGAGAAGCTGGTGGCCTCGACGCTCAAGCCGTTCGACCTGAAGTCGCTCAAGCAGAAGGGCACCAACAACGTGCGCGACGTCGCGCGGCTGGAAGAGGAGTTGTCGGACGCGCTCGGGCTGGCGGTGCAGATCAAGCTGTCGCCACGCGGCAAGGGGCAGCTGACGATCCACTTCAGCAACAACGATGCGCTCGAAGGAGTGCTGACGCGCCTGCGCGAATCGCGCGAAGGGCAGCAGGCTGCCTGA
- a CDS encoding ParA family protein, with product MAKVFVIANQKGGVGKTTTTVNLAAGLAAQGQRVLLVDLDPQGNASMGSGIDKQALETSVYQVLVGLAGIAQARQRSETGKYDVLPANRELAGAEVELVELDQRERRLRQAIAEVDGDYDFVLIDCPPSLSLLTLNGLCAAHGVIVPMQCEYFALEGLSDLVNTIKQVHANLNRDLQVIGLLRVMFDPRVTLQQQVSAQLESHFGEKVFKTLIPRNVRLAEAPSYGMPGVAFDPSSKGAKAYLDFGAEMIARVRQLG from the coding sequence ATGGCCAAGGTATTCGTGATCGCAAACCAGAAGGGCGGGGTAGGCAAGACCACCACTACGGTGAACCTTGCCGCTGGCCTGGCGGCGCAGGGCCAGCGCGTGCTGCTGGTCGACCTGGACCCGCAGGGCAATGCCTCGATGGGCTCCGGCATCGACAAGCAGGCGCTGGAAACCAGCGTGTACCAGGTGCTGGTCGGCCTGGCCGGCATCGCGCAGGCGCGCCAGCGCTCCGAAACCGGCAAGTACGACGTGCTGCCGGCCAACCGCGAACTCGCCGGTGCGGAAGTGGAGCTGGTCGAACTGGACCAGCGCGAGCGTCGGCTGCGCCAGGCCATCGCGGAGGTCGACGGCGACTATGACTTCGTGCTGATCGATTGCCCGCCGTCGCTGTCGCTGCTGACGCTGAACGGCCTGTGCGCGGCGCATGGGGTAATCGTACCGATGCAGTGCGAGTATTTTGCGCTGGAAGGGCTGTCGGACCTCGTCAATACCATCAAGCAGGTGCACGCCAACCTGAACCGCGACCTGCAGGTGATCGGCCTGCTGCGCGTGATGTTCGACCCGCGCGTGACGCTGCAGCAGCAAGTGTCGGCGCAACTGGAATCGCACTTCGGGGAAAAGGTCTTCAAGACCCTGATCCCGCGCAATGTGCGGCTGGCCGAGGCACCGTCCTATGGCATGCCGGGCGTGGCGTTCGATCCGTCATCGAAGGGCGCCAAGGCGTACCTGGACTTCGGCGCCGAGATGATCGCGCGGGTCCGGCAGCTGGGCTGA